Proteins encoded in a region of the Lemur catta isolate mLemCat1 chromosome 14, mLemCat1.pri, whole genome shotgun sequence genome:
- the C14H10orf95 gene encoding uncharacterized protein C10orf95 homolog: MYSYSCLPPEEGVWPPSLPLTCAYLPGSLLLPPIQAHNFCSRPWSLRAGEWMAPREYHCFHGPGAPLAAAPPWWAFPPVYGAALRPPFPAAAGVPGPSLQAPAAAGVAAAESWTPWPEGSSLEAELRWGRVERARDPRLELPDFVRRELRRAYGTYPHTDVRVTRRGGEFLVQAAPRGREPEYRVGRRAVRRPDSGDSPVREAAERSRPGKRRGLS; encoded by the coding sequence ATGTACTCATACAGCTGCCTGCCGCCCGAGGAGGGCGTCTGGCCGCCGTCGCTGCCCCTCACCTGCGCCTACCTGCCCGGCTCTCTGCTGCTGCCCCCCATCCAGGCCCACAATTTCTGCAGCCGACCCTGGAGCCTGCGCGCGGGCGAGTGGATGGCCCCGCGGGAATACCACTGCTTCCACGGCCCGGGCGCGCCCTTGGCTGCCGCGCCGCCCTGGTGGGCCTTCCCGCCCGTCTACGGCGCGGCCCTGCGCCCGCCCTTCCCCGCCGCCGCCGGCGTCCCGGGGCCGTCGCTGCAGGCGCCCGCGGCGGCGGGGGTGGCGGCGGCCGAGAGCTGGACGCCGTGGCCCGAGGGCAGCAGCCTGGAGGCCGAGCTGCGATGGGGCCGCGTGGAGCGCGCGCGGGACCCGCGCCTCGAGCTGCCGGACTTCGTGCGCCGGGAGCTGCGGCGCGCGTACGGCACGTACCCGCACACCGACGTGCGCGTCACCCGCCGCGGCGGCGAGTTCCTGGTGCAGGCGGCTCCGCGCGGCCGCGAGCCCGAGTACCGCGTGGGGAGGCGCGCGGTGCGCCGGCCTGACAGCGGCGACAGCCCGGTCCGGGAGGCCGCGGAGCGCAGCCGCCCCGGGAAGAGGAGAGGCCTGAGCTGA